The region GGCCGAGCAGCTCCAGCATGGAGGCGTAGAAGATGAGCGAGCCGCCGCGGGCGATGCCGGTCTCGACAATACAATCCGGCCGCACCTCCCAGATGATCTCCTGCAGGGCCATGAGGTCCTGGGGGATCTGGATCACCGGCCGGCCCAGCCAGGAGAAGTTGAAGCTGTAACGGGTGCGGACGATCTCCCGCTTGAAGGCCGCAGCGGCCTCCTGCAGGGCCGGATCGTCCCGGTCCGCCCTGGTCCTGGTGGCCCGCTCCTCAAAGAAGACCGCGGTGGGGTCCTTTTCCTGGTCGCTCATGGTGGCTCGGCTGCCTCACGGACGGGGATGGCCGCCTGGCAGGGCGGGCCCCGGGCCGGACAGGACCCGGTGCCAGCGCTCCAGATGCGGGTCTTCGGGAAAGAAGCTGTGGTAGTGGGCCGGGGTGCCCCGGGTGGCTGCCTGCCAACGGGGCGCGGCGGCGAGGCGGCGGATGGCCGCCCACGCGGTCTGGCGGTCGCCTGGGCTTGCGGCCGCCAGGGTGCTCGCGAACAGGTTACCGTGTACGCCCAGGGATTCCAAGTAGATCTGGGCCGGTGATGCGGCCGGGCCCTGGACAGCGCCTGGCCAGCAGCGCGGCCGCTTCGGCCAGGCCAGGGCCTCGCGGAAGATGGTCTCCCAGGCCTCTTGCATGCGCGGCAGGGAGTACCGCTCGGCCGCGGTGCGGCGGGCCTCGTCCCCCAGCTGCCGCCGCCAGTCGGGCCGGCGGCACAGATCGGCAATCGCCTGGGCGTACGCCTGGCCGCCGGCGGCCACGAGGCCGTCTACCCCGTGGTGCACGATCTGGCGCTCGGCCGGGTTGTCCAGGACCACCGGCGGCACCCCGGCGGCCATGGCCTCCCCCAGTGCCTGCTCGCAGGTGCCGTAGTGGTCCGGCGCCAGGGGATAGCCGAAGACGTCGAATCCCGCCAGCTGCGCGGCCACGTCGTCCACCGGGCCGAGGATCCGGAAGCGGTGGCCCAGGCCACGGTCCTCTGCCTGCTGACGAAGGAGGCCCTCCTCCGGCCCGCCGCAGACCACAAACCGGACCTCCGGCAGGTCGATCAGGCTGGAGATGGCCAGAAAATCCGGGTGCATCTTGCAGGGGCTCACCGTGCCGATGTAGCCGACCACGAAGCCCTCGTGGGGCTGCGGCGCCAGACCGGCCAGGTACTCCACCCCGCCCGTGGACCACACCAGCCGCAGCCGCCCTCGGGCCTGGTCGGGCAGGGCCTTAACCTCCGGCGCCGCCAGGCTCACCGGGCTGGTGCAGACGAAGAGATCGGGGTAGGCGAGGACCGCCGGGGAGAAGACGTTGGGCGGAAAGAGGCCGGAGATGTGGCTCCAGAGGAGGAGGCGCACGGGCGGCAGCGCCTCCCGGACCAGGAAGGCGAAGAGCAGGGGATGGTTCCACCAGTGCACCAGCACCAGGTCGGCCCCGCCCATGGCGCCGGCGATCGCCTGCGGCCGGGCGGCCAGCCGGTCGCGCAGGGCGACGGCCATGGCCTGGCAGGCTGCCGCGGCCCTGGGGTTGGCGTAGTCGAGGCAGACGACGGCATGCTCCCGGTCCCGGAGCCGTGCCTCTGCCTGCAGGTAGCGCAGGAGAACCGTGCCCACCCCGCCGCCCAGGTGGGGGGTGATGTGCAGAATGCGGAGCGTCATGCCAAGGACAGGATGGAGCCGGGAAAGCCCAGGGCCCGGGCCGCCTGCGCGATGGGGCCGGTGTGGGCCACGGCGGTGATGAGCAGGGTGGCCTCCGCCGCGGCCTGGCCCAGAACCTCGCTGCCGCCGATGGGCCGGCCGCCCAAGGTGCAGTGTCGCTGCTTGTGGGGGCTGGTGTCGATGAGCCCCTGGATGCGGCAGGCAGCCAGGCCGGCCGCCCAGAGGTAGAGCAGCTCCCGGCCAACGCCCCAGGCATAGACCGGCGTGCCCGCCCTGGCCAGCTCGGCCAGCATGGCGGTGTGCCGCTGGCGCCGGGCCTGCTGCTCATGGAGATACGCTGTCATCTTCTGCCGCAGCCGCCCGGGATCCGGCCAGCCGGCGGCGGCCGGATCCGCGGGGCCGGTGGCGCGCAGGACAGCGTAGAGGTTGGGCATGACCATGGTTGGGCTCATGACCGCGTGGGTGGTGTGGGCTGCAGCCAGCAGCGTAAAGCCGTGGCGGGCCCCCAGCCAGGCTATGGCGGTGGCGTCGAAATGCTGGATGTGCTCCCGGAGGAGCAGCCAGTAGAAGTCGAAAAACGGCTGCTCCTGGTAGGCTGCCGCGTCCGGTACGCCGAGGCAGAGGATGCCGCCCGGCCTGAGCACCCGTCTCGCCTCGGCCAGGGCCTGGCCCGGCGCCGCCAGGTGCTCCAGCACCTGCTCCAGGACCACCGCGTCCAAGGAGTGGTCCTCGAAAGGCAGGGCCTCGGCGCTGCCTGCCGCCACCGGGAAGGGGCAGACCTCCCGGGCCCGTTCCACATAGGCCTGGGTCATCTCCACCCCGGCCAGGTGGCGGAAGCCCTGGCCGGCCAAGTGCAGGAGAAAGCCGCCCAGGGCGCAGCCCACGTCCAGGAGCCGGTCGTCCGGCCGGACATGGGGCATGAGGGCTGCGGCCAGCTGCTGGTAGCGCTGCCGGGTGAGGGGATCGGCGCTGCCCGGCCGGTCGCCGCCGGTCGCGGCGGCCCCCAGGTTGCTGGCGGCATATTCTTGGTGGTAGTAGGCGGCCAGGCCTGCCAGCTCCCGGGCAGTCAGGGCGTTGAAGACAT is a window of Thermodesulfobacteriota bacterium DNA encoding:
- a CDS encoding CmcI family methyltransferase; this translates as MSDQEKDPTAVFFEERATRTRADRDDPALQEAAAAFKREIVRTRYSFNFSWLGRPVIQIPQDLMALQEIIWEVRPDCIVETGIARGGSLIFYASMLELLG
- a CDS encoding glycosyltransferase family 4 protein, with amino-acid sequence MTLRILHITPHLGGGVGTVLLRYLQAEARLRDREHAVVCLDYANPRAAAACQAMAVALRDRLAARPQAIAGAMGGADLVLVHWWNHPLLFAFLVREALPPVRLLLWSHISGLFPPNVFSPAVLAYPDLFVCTSPVSLAAPEVKALPDQARGRLRLVWSTGGVEYLAGLAPQPHEGFVVGYIGTVSPCKMHPDFLAISSLIDLPEVRFVVCGGPEEGLLRQQAEDRGLGHRFRILGPVDDVAAQLAGFDVFGYPLAPDHYGTCEQALGEAMAAGVPPVVLDNPAERQIVHHGVDGLVAAGGQAYAQAIADLCRRPDWRRQLGDEARRTAAERYSLPRMQEAWETIFREALAWPKRPRCWPGAVQGPAASPAQIYLESLGVHGNLFASTLAAASPGDRQTAWAAIRRLAAAPRWQAATRGTPAHYHSFFPEDPHLERWHRVLSGPGPALPGGHPRP
- a CDS encoding class I SAM-dependent methyltransferase, with the protein product MTILSDSACPLCQGSDCPGLLRLDCGNLDGSTLYQELRLHACSRCGHVFNALTARELAGLAAYYHQEYAASNLGAAATGGDRPGSADPLTRQRYQQLAAALMPHVRPDDRLLDVGCALGGFLLHLAGQGFRHLAGVEMTQAYVERAREVCPFPVAAGSAEALPFEDHSLDAVVLEQVLEHLAAPGQALAEARRVLRPGGILCLGVPDAAAYQEQPFFDFYWLLLREHIQHFDATAIAWLGARHGFTLLAAAHTTHAVMSPTMVMPNLYAVLRATGPADPAAAGWPDPGRLRQKMTAYLHEQQARRQRHTAMLAELARAGTPVYAWGVGRELLYLWAAGLAACRIQGLIDTSPHKQRHCTLGGRPIGGSEVLGQAAAEATLLITAVAHTGPIAQAARALGFPGSILSLA